TGATTGAAGTGTCGGTTCCGTTGTCGGTGGTCCAAATGATGATGGTATTGTCTCGGATTTTTAGCTCATCCAGGGCTTGTACCAATTTCCCTAATACTTTGTCCGTGTAACGAACCATGGCTTTGTGTTTCTCGAGGTCAGTAGTGACATCCTTTTCATCCGGGGTAGTTACCAAAGGAACATGAGTCAAAACCATGGGGTAATAAAGAAACATGGGTTCATCCTTATGTTTCTTCATGAAATCGATAAGGAAGTCGGTAAATACCGTTTCACCGTATGCACCATCCCAGATACGGCTACCCTCCTTGGTGTGGATATAAGGGTTCCAATAACGTTCATCACTCTGGGAATTGTTTCCTTCTCCGCCTGTCCACATGCAATAGTCGTCATATCCGATTTCGGTCATCGCCTCGGGTTGGACACGGAAGTCGTTGATCTGCCATTTCCCAGCGATGGCACTTTTATAACCGGCCTCTTTCATAACCATCGAAATACAGGGGTTTCTATTCCAGTCGTAGTGTGCGCCACCTCCCCAGCGGGGGACGTCCCAATGATTGACCCAGCCGTGCCGGTAAGGATATTGACCGGTTAAAAATGAAAGCCGTGTAGGGGTGCACTGAGGCATTACGTAAGCATTTGAAAACTGCATGCCGGTTGCGGCCAGTTTATCCACGTTGGGCATTTCGATATTCTCTGCACCATAGGATGGGACCCATTCCTTGCCCAGGTCATCGACCAGAATGAACAGGATGTTGGGTTTGGTCGCTTGGTTTTTCTTCTTCAAGGCACACCCGTATGTAAAGATTGAGAGGGTTAAAAGAAAGAAGACTGAAATCCTATGGTGGCGCATTCTCATTGTCGTAGTTATAAAAGTAGAAGTGGATGGAAGATTTAAAACCCTAACTATTGTTAGTTGCTAAGGAATAAAAAAACAAACCCCCTCCGGAATTAACCGAAGAGGGTTTGCTCAACTACAAACAATAATAGAACTACAAATCAAATGATGCTGAAAATAGAATCTGACGGGATTCGTTGGTCGCTGCGCGGGAACGCACGAAGATCTCGTCCGTTGCGTTATCGATGTTGATTCCAAAAGTAACGGGTTGGTCGCCTATCATGGTCGGGTACCTCGCAAACAGA
The genomic region above belongs to Verrucomicrobiota bacterium and contains:
- a CDS encoding sulfatase-like hydrolase/transferase, with the protein product MKKKNQATKPNILFILVDDLGKEWVPSYGAENIEMPNVDKLAATGMQFSNAYVMPQCTPTRLSFLTGQYPYRHGWVNHWDVPRWGGGAHYDWNRNPCISMVMKEAGYKSAIAGKWQINDFRVQPEAMTEIGYDDYCMWTGGEGNNSQSDERYWNPYIHTKEGSRIWDGAYGETVFTDFLIDFMKKHKDEPMFLYYPMVLTHVPLVTTPDEKDVTTDLEKHKAMVRYTDKVLGKLVQALDELKIRDNTIIIWTTDNGTDTSITGHQNGRTVKGAKASTTEPGLCVPFIVNAPGLVPQGVNTDALIDVTDLLPTFADLGRGKLQDDYTYDGKSFADLILGKSMDSQKSWILGMGGKNEAKLTDDGVENAFVFRDRVIREKRFKLYVSSKKKAEKLVDVLE